In Pseudosulfitobacter pseudonitzschiae, the sequence CCTGTTTGTCGGGCGGACGCAAAATGGTGAAGTGGACCAGATCGACAGAGCTGTCCGATTTTAACAGGTTACGCCATGTGCGCCCGCCTGCGTGCGGTTCCCCCGAGACCAGCAGCACACGCAGCCTGTCACGCACGCCGTTCATCTGGATCAGCGCGGTATTGTTGCGGGCGGTCAGCTCGTCCTGTTGGGTAGGCGTGGTGAACTGGATCACGTTACGCCCGCCGTGGGGCAGGGTCACGGGCAGGTCAATGTCCCGACCCACAGGCACACGGAAGCGTTGGGCAGGTTCGCCATCGACTGAAATATCCAGCTCGGCAAAGGGTTCGGATGCGGGTGCGGCCCCCATGTCTTCGACCCGCAGGGTCAGCGTGACGGGTTCACCGATGATGGCAAAGGCCGGTGCGCCGACCACGGTCAGGCGGCGGTCCCAGTCGTCGGCAAAACCCGATTGCAGTAGGTGCAACGGCGCGGGAAGGGCCAGCGCCATATCGGCGTCATGCGCCTGACCATCGCTGAGTGCGATGATGCCTGCCACCCGTGCCTGTGGCTCTTCTGCCAGCGCATCGGACAGGGCGCGCATCAGCATGGTGCCGCCGTCACCTTCTGCGTCGGGCACGGTGATCCGGCGAACTTCGGTATTGGGGCGCGCGGCCAGCTGTGTCTCCAACGCATCGGCGGCCGTTGCGGTCTGTTCGCTGCGCCCCGGCAGGCTTTGCGAGGCGCTGGTGTCTTCGGCCAGAATAACAATGTCGCTGAGCGGTGCGCGGTCTTCGACCAGATAGGAGGGTTGGGCCAATGCAGTCAGTACGACCAGCGCCGCCGCCCCGCGCAATGCCCAGCCGCGCAATCCGCGGATCAGGGCCAGTGCCACACCTGCCAGCGCAACCACTGCCAGCGTGATCAGCCACGTCCATGGCAGCAGCGGGTCAAAGATCACAGACCCGGTCATTGGCCCAGCCGATCCAGCAACGCAGGCACATGGACCTGATCGCTTTTGTAGTTCCCGGTCAGCACATGCATCACCAGATTAACGCCAAACCGATAGGCCAGTTCGCGCTGTCGTTCACCGCCAAAGCCGCGGCCCACAGGCAACATCGGATTGCCCGACGCATCAACCGCCCATGCGCCAGCCCAGTCGTTACCACCGATCACCACGGGTGTGACCCCGTCGTTGAGGTTGCGAAATGGCATTCCTTCGACCTGTTCAGCACCGGGTGGCGCGGCCTCGACCCAGACATCGCGGCTGGTGTAGCGGCCTGGAAAGTCCTGCAACAGATAGAATGTACGGGTTAGCACATGATCGCCGGGCACCGGCTCCAAGGCGGGAATGTCCAGCGGTGCGGCCAGATCCTGCAACTTGCGGCCATTGGGGCTGGCTGTGCCAAAGCCTGCGACATTGGCGTCGCGGGTGTCGAACAGGATCAGCCCGCCAGAGCGCAGGTAATCGTTCAGCCGCGCATAGGCTTCTGCTGAGGGGCGCGGCTGGTTGGGGGTGATCGGCCAATAGAGCAATGGGAAAAACGCCAGATCGTCAGTCTCGAGGTTCACGCCCACTGGCAGGGCAGGTTCGACCGAGGTGCGGAAAAACAATGTATCGGACAGGCCGCGAAGTCCGGCCTGCGCAATCTCGTCCACATCGGCGTTGCCGGTCAGCACATGGGCCAGAACAACCTCGGAGGCGGCTTCGATGCCGCGCTGGATGTCGGTGCTTTGGGCATCGGCCCCTTGCGGCAGCGCAAGCACCAAGGCCAATGCGACCACGGCACCACGGGTCGACCCCAGCCGCCCCGACAATGCCAGAGAGGCGACAACGTCAACGGCCAGCAACAGCAGCGCCATTGCCATCAGCAAGCCGCCTAAAGCTTCGGGCGGGGCGCTGCGAAAGCCGGTGACAGTGATGCGCGATGGCCAGGTCGTGGGAGTCAGAACCGCATCTGCCCCCAAGACGTTGCGCGCCAGAAACCGGTCGTCTGAAGCATAAATACCGGGCAGCATTTGCGGGCCTAGTGGTGCCTCGACCAGCGCGGGGCCTTCAATGCCAGGCAAAGTGCCCGCGTCGCGTAGCGTGCCGTATCCGTCCATGACCTGTTCGGGTTGCCAGACGGTGCCTTGCAGATCGGCAGCATCGGGTGCGGCGGTGGCAGACGACACGGCCAGCCGTTCCAGCATTTCCACAAACAGACCTGACAGCGGCAGGGTGGACCATTCGGCATTGGCCGTCACATGGAACAACACCACCTGCCCCTGACCAATGCGTTTGCGGGTGACCAGCGGCGTGCCATCGGAAAGATCAGCGATAACCCGTTCGGCCAGATCGGGGCCGGGCTGTGCCATGACTTGCGCGCTGACACGCACGTCTTCGGGGATGTTCAGGCCGAAAAACGGCGAACTGTCACGGAAAGGAGCCAGCGATTTGGGCTCGCCCCAACTCATTGCGCCACCAACTGCACGGCCACCGCTGCGCAGGCGCACAGGCATTAGCGGGTCAATCGTATCGCGGCTGACATCGCTTGCGGCAACACGCGGTCCGGCAAAGCGCAACAAAAGTCCGCCGTTCTCGGTCCACGCGGTCAGGTTAGCGGTTTCGCTGTCGGTCAGGGTTGCAACATCCGCCAGCACGATCACATCGGGGTTGGCGGGCAGCACGTCAGGCAAAGCGCCATCGAGCAGGTCGGCGGTCGGGGCCAGCGCCTGCCGCAGATAGTGTAGCGGCGAAAGCAGCTCGAGCCCTTCACGGTCGGTGCGGCCAGCGATCAGTGCGACCTCGCGGCGGCGCAGGCTGTCGTCGGTCAGGGTCAGCGCACCGGCGCTGCGTCCGCCCTGAATCTCGAAACGGGTGATGCGGGCGCGCAGTTCGGCGGGCAGCACCATTTCAGTTTGCGCATCCGTCGCACCATCGGAAAATGCGGCCTGCGTTGTGGCCAGCGTGGTCGGGTTGCCCGCCGGAT encodes:
- a CDS encoding DUF4159 domain-containing protein, with product MTVLGGIGFTAPWLLIALAALPVLWLILRAVPPAPIRRRFPGVALLLGLTDAGAVSDRTPWWLMLLRMLAVALVILGLAGPVMNPQAERARETGPLLVVLDGTWAGAAHWPQMIETLRGELDRAAADDRTVAILQLTRPETPVFQAANTWPARLAGLQPEPWQPDSAQIDVAIDLIAQTDAASAIWIGDSLAYEGQDKVLAALEALGSLSVIQSGQNTLGMTPATYADGAVQLSVLRAAGGPARAITLLAQGRDPAGNPTTLATTQAAFSDGATDAQTEMVLPAELRARITRFEIQGGRSAGALTLTDDSLRRREVALIAGRTDREGLELLSPLHYLRQALAPTADLLDGALPDVLPANPDVIVLADVATLTDSETANLTAWTENGGLLLRFAGPRVAASDVSRDTIDPLMPVRLRSGGRAVGGAMSWGEPKSLAPFRDSSPFFGLNIPEDVRVSAQVMAQPGPDLAERVIADLSDGTPLVTRKRIGQGQVVLFHVTANAEWSTLPLSGLFVEMLERLAVSSATAAPDAADLQGTVWQPEQVMDGYGTLRDAGTLPGIEGPALVEAPLGPQMLPGIYASDDRFLARNVLGADAVLTPTTWPSRITVTGFRSAPPEALGGLLMAMALLLLAVDVVASLALSGRLGSTRGAVVALALVLALPQGADAQSTDIQRGIEAASEVVLAHVLTGNADVDEIAQAGLRGLSDTLFFRTSVEPALPVGVNLETDDLAFFPLLYWPITPNQPRPSAEAYARLNDYLRSGGLILFDTRDANVAGFGTASPNGRKLQDLAAPLDIPALEPVPGDHVLTRTFYLLQDFPGRYTSRDVWVEAAPPGAEQVEGMPFRNLNDGVTPVVIGGNDWAGAWAVDASGNPMLPVGRGFGGERQRELAYRFGVNLVMHVLTGNYKSDQVHVPALLDRLGQ